One window of Branchiostoma lanceolatum isolate klBraLanc5 chromosome 6, klBraLanc5.hap2, whole genome shotgun sequence genomic DNA carries:
- the LOC136437543 gene encoding DAP3-binding cell death enhancer 1-like, whose product MRPLPEHRLQHNALLQQALAEFETATKSCSAAIQHAIGLQLAREGDIRHAVDMFRIASAAGSAKAQYNLGVCYEQGRGVDRDLSKAAELYQQSAEQGHGRAQYNLATLYLHGGGGLQQDTHKALGLLQQAAAQGVQQAQSYLGVYWTMEPHRDMFTASQHFASAAQQKHESSQYHLGVCYERGWGVERDLTRAVELYMSAAAAGHTQAAHNLAVLQGGMYGVRGTCVCREGGVERDLTQAVDLYMSAAAAGHTQAAHNLAALQGGRYGVGGTCVWGRGCGEGPNSICGAVHVSCCCWPHTGSSSQPGCPTGR is encoded by the exons ATGAGG CCACTGCCTGAGCACAGACTGCAGCATAACGCACTCCTACAGCAGGCTCTGGCTGAGTTTGAGACTGCCACAAAGTCGTGTTCGGCAGCGATACAGCACGCCATTGGACTGCAGCTGGCGCGGGAGGGTGACATCAGGCACGCTGTGGACATGTTCAG GATTGCCAGTGCTGCAGGCAGTGCGAAGGCCCAGTACAACCTGGGGGTTTGCTACGAACAGGGCCGAGGGGTGGACAGAGATCTCAGCAAG GCGGCCGAGCTGTACCAACAGTCTGCTGAGCAGGGCCATGGCAGGGCACAGTACAACCTGGCCACCCTGTACctacatgggggaggggggctgcagCAGGACACACACAAGGCACTGGGTCTGCTGCAACAGGCAGCTGCACAGGGGGTGCAACAG gCCCAGTCCTACCTGGGTGTTTACTGGACCATGGAGCCCCACAGAGACATGTTCACAGCTAGCCAACACTTTGCCAGTGCAGCACAGCAGAAG CACGAGAGTTCTCAGTACCACCTGGGTGTTTGTTACGAGCGAGGCTGGGGTGTGGAGAGGGACCTAACCCGAGCTGTGGAGCTGTACATGTCAGCTGCCGCTGCTGGTCACACACAGGCAGCTCACAACCTGGCTGTCCTACAGGGAGGTATGTATGGAGTAAggggtacatgtgtgtgtagaGAAGGGGGTGTGGAGAGGGACCTAACCCAAGCGGTGGACCTGTACAtgtcagctgctgctgctggccACACACAGGCAGCTCACAACCTGGCTGCCCTACAGGGAGGTAGGTATGGAGTAGGGGGTACAtgtgtgtgggggagggggtgtggaGAGGGACCTAACTCGATCTGTGGAGCTGTACAtgtcagctgctgctgctggccACACACAGGCAGCTCATCACAACCTGGCTGCCCTACAGGGAGGTAG
- the LOC136437461 gene encoding uncharacterized protein, whose product MWRILQGLPRVLRPQISSAAGNHGNRTLSPGLWLEEGEHDGSSVQRSPQVTTVGTRPFVVRLHSEGTGHNHGRNKEKVKQDFWSNFDTKDINSLFDVIGWGSAILLGFQLCRHLSWDVSREGEGRRLVHTLYKLAFSLPPSHHSVLPSNDRNSLPPSHLSELPSSDNELTEEHTRHRSVAAAAVS is encoded by the exons ATGTGGAGGATCCTACAAGGTCTCCCTCGAG TGCTTCGGCCGCAGATCAGCTCAGCTGcaggtaaccatggcaacaggacgCTGTCGCCAGGGCTGTGGCTGGAGGAAGGAGAGCATGATGGGAGTTCAGTGCAGAGGTCACCGCAGGTGACGACTGTGGGGACTCGACCGTTTGTAGTCAG ACTTCACTCTGAAGGAACTGGCCACAATCATGGCAGGAACAAGGAAAAGGTCAAACAAGACTTCTGGTCCAACTTTGACACAAAAGACATCAACAGCTTGTTTGATGTCATTGGTTGG GGTTCCGCCATTTTACTGGGGTTCCAGCTATGCCGACATCTGTCCTGGGACGTGAgcagagagggggaggggcggcGCCTCGTGCACACCCTCTACAAACTTGCCTtctccctgcccccctcccaccactcTGTACTGCCCAGCAATGACAGGAACtcgctgcccccctcccacctctcTGAGCTGCCCAGTAGTGACAATGAACTGACAGAGGAGCACACCAGGCATCGATCTGTAGCTGCAGCAGCAGTaagttaa
- the LOC136437459 gene encoding protein PAXX-like → MSSVSELVGDGRCAQLQQVVDCAAGRFVCFTRCTAAAWSVSVTDGVDVWIWQAGQEELDAHRDVAELSSFEAYFSRFRTAFLAGEVSISGTGHRLQCTLGKGSSTLTYDLYEATASERKEDLKHILFRLADKVTELDQKLADSTNRLDALRQNHPERQVGAKGGAGFDLDMQRNRGPAAKVRRKEGYSILNPESKRVKAPRGVHFDDEEDSS, encoded by the exons ATGAGTTCGGTGTCTGAGTTGGTTGGTGATGGCAGGTGTGcacagctgcagcaggtggtagACTGTGCAGCAGGCAGGTTTGTCTGCTTCACCAGGTGCACAGCTGCAGCCTGGAGCGTGAG TGTGACAGACGGGGTTGATGTATGGATATGGCAGGCAGGACAGGAAGAACTCGATGCACAT AGGGACGTTGCTGAGTTATCCAGTTTTGAAGCATACTTTTCCAGATTCAG GACAGCATTCCTGGCTGGAGAGGTCAGCATATCAGGGACAGGTCATAGGTTACAGTGCACCCTAGGAAAGGGCAGTTCAACCTTGACCTACGACCTTTATGAGGCAACAGCCAGTGAGAGGAAAGAGGATCTAAAACATATCTTGTTTCGATTGGCTGATAAAGTTACAGAGCTGGACCAGAAACTGGCAg ACTCTACCAACCGGCTGGATGCTTTACGGCAGAACCACCCAGAGCGCCAGGTCGGGGCAAAGGGCGGTGCCGGATTCG ATTTGGACATGCAGAGAAACAGAGGGCCTGCTGCTAAAGTCAGGAGAAAGGAGGGATACAGTATTCTGAACCCTGAAAGTAAAAG gGTGAAGGCCCCTCGAGGAGTACACTTTGACGATGAGGAAGACAGCAGTTAG
- the LOC136437453 gene encoding START domain-containing protein 10-like: MDGRLLGEVRIADDKDFLDFKQACLNHDNGWEQKYNKHGTVVYAKLQDASSVKLLKVSVTYKKVCAATLYDVLHDPDYRKMWDPNMMDAYEICQLNPNNDVGYYSWRCSPPLKNRDFVTLRSWLETGTEYMIINHSVNHQKVPPKKGFVRGISLLSGYLIRPLTSDSCHFTYLTQMDPRGSLPKWVVNKATQFYAPRMMQKIQKAAMKYPAWKSQHKPSFKPWLYPEQITVPRVNYDDLSPVILAALPDSNSDIMEEMEALEEDFKDENFVKDEDTEPA, encoded by the exons ATGGACGGGAGGCTGCTAGGAGAAGTGAGAATCGCCGACGACAAGGATTTCTTGGACTTTAAACAGGCGTGTTTGAACCACGACAACGGCTGGGAGCAGAAGTATAACAAACACGGAACAGTTGTCTACGCCAAACTACAGGATGCGTCTTCTGTCAAACTCTTAAAG GTTTCGGTGACGTACAAAAAAGTTTGTGCCGCCACTTTGTACGATGTTCTTCACGATCCTGACTACAGAAAAATGTGGGACCCAAATATGATGGACGCGTATGAAATCTGCCAACTAAACCCTAACAATGATGTAGGCTACTACTCAT GGAGATGTTCCCCTCCGTTAAAGAACCGTGACTTTGTCACTCTAAGATCCTGGCTGGAGACTGGAACAGAATACATGATCATCAACCATTCTGTCAATCACCAG AAAGTGCCACCTAAGAAGGGGTTTGTACGAGGCATCTCCCTGTTGTCGGGATACTTGATACGACCCCTGACCTCCGACAGCTGCCATTTTACATATCTGACACAGATGGACCCTAGAG GATCCCTGCCAAAGTGGGTGGTAAACAAAGCAACACAATTCTACGCTCCGAGA ATGATGCAGAAGATCCAGAAAGCTGCCATGAAGTACCCCGCGTGGAAGTCTCAGCACAAACCATCGTTCAAACCGTGGCTCTACCCGGAACAGATCACCGTCCCCAGGGTCAACTACGACGACCTTTCGCCCGTGATCCTCGCGGCCCTCCCAGACTCCAACAGTGACATCATGGAGGAGATGGAAGCTCTCGAAGAAGACTTCAAGGACGAAAACTTCGTAAAAGATGAAGACACGGAACCAGCATAG